TGACAACAGAAGGACACGTGAAATATTTGCTCAATGCAACTGTGCTTGTGGCTCAATGCAACTGAGCTTGTGGCTCAGGAACACTGTTCCTGAGGCAGACAACTCCATGCAGCTGTGCTAGAGGTGTTACCCCTCTATGGAATTTGTTCCTTCTAGAAGTCTTGGAAGATTCTAGTGTTTTTTGAACACTCCACAGAGGCAATATCAAAGTTGTAGTTGAGGATAAATGAGTAAAACCTGTTTAAAAGTGGAGAATATGTTTTTGTGGCAAAGGGATAGTCCACCTGAAACTTATTTTGCATCTGTGACAACTCAGTGGTTTTCAAGAGtgtctttaaaatctttttgtaaACCAGTATTGGCCATATAAGAGCGAGAACTACATGACTAGATGTATTTCCAAGGACAATTAGCTCTCTACTCATTAGCACTTGGTTACCCCTCATTCATAGAGAATTGTCCTTAAAGTTGCTAATGCGATTTCTGAGAACAGATTTATATTTTCATGACTGAATGCAGATTGAAATGACAgtgaaaatatatatgtattatatatatacatgtgtgtaaataaagtgattatttttgttttactttcagcCACGAGCCTTAAAAAGAATATCACACTTAGGTTGCCTAATAACAGGATGCGATAATCTAGAACAACCGCTACTCCTAATGCAAACAGCTTGCAACAATATAGGTCTGGAGCTAGGAACAGACATGTACTTAGCAATAAATTGTGCTGCTCATGAATTAATGGATTACGTAAGTTATTTTCAAtatctattttgttggttttcaaaAGGAGTGTAGCTATTTGttaacattatttattattacattGCAAACTCACCTAGAAGCTTCTAACTCCATTTTTTAAGGTAGCAACCAAGCAAACCAAAAGAATTGTCTCTGCATTTATAAATTACGGTTGAATCGGTCCCACAAGTGTAGCAGATATGTTATTGGATTGTGAGCGCAAGGGGACGAGACATGCAGACATCCTTCTGGTAGCTTGATGCAGTGGGAGCAGTGAGAATGCATGTACTCCTCCCCCGCAGCTGTACCAGCATACTGGTGGTGCACCTTGCATGGAATAAGGCTCACTGGACCAAGGCAGACCCCCATTATAGCTTTGTCCTGCCTACAGGAATGTGTTACTTTCATGATTTAACTTTAATCATTCAAATGTATAAGCCTGCCTGCATCAGCCaggtttattccttttttctgtttatttatgtaATAAGATTTTTCAGATCAGTCTGTGTCAAATATAGCAAACTGTTTTAATGGGAAAACACCTACTACGTCCTCTATTTAACAAACCATCTTCATTTCACATTACATCTCCGACAATTTTGAATTAAAGTATTAAGCGGCAAatcctggtgtttttttttcatttcaccacAAGGTATAAATGAAACAATTATCTTCTATCCACCTTGCTTTCAAGgataaagaacaagaaattatttacacAAGTGTACTTCTGTAATTCCTTCACTCCACTAGATGcttatttctccattttattGTACACTACATCTGTTGTTTTCTTCAAACTACCTTGAACTTTTGGTGTATTTTTACTATGGTATGTGTGTATGCCCACTAACATTCATCTCATCGTGTATgaacattcattttttaattcttatttttcaagatttttatttgACAAAGTTTGTTTATCTCCAGCTGAAGTCTTAAAGCTCTTGCCCCTTGTTCCAAGACCAATCAGGTTTCTctcaaagcagaaaaagaaacttccTATTCTGTTTAATATCTCATGAGATTTTGTGTACTTGGGTGTACTATAGTGACAAACCTTCCGTTATTAATACCTCCTGTGAAAGCAGTTGCTTTCCTAACAATTTGTGATATCTGCATCCTATACCAGAATGAGCAAAATCTTAACCAATGAATTATCAGTAATTCTGTCACTTTCTGTTATTGAACTGTTAAAGTCACTAAAGCAGTGGGTATTCTGGCACAGTTTGACAGTGTGCCCTTAATAATCCTCGTACACTGCAGTTTGTGCTTCCCATAGTGATGAGACTAGTTTTAAACTAgtcttttttttgaaaggggaaagaggcaaggaaaggcaatATCTTGTTTCTGAACACTGAGGGTGCACTCCTTTCCCCtagcaatattttctttatgaaaatgaggacaaaaaattaactttttttggaagtgaaaagtgagatttttcatgcaagatttaataaaaatgtcaaacatCGCTAACTTTATCATAAAGTTGTGTAAAACTGCCAGTGTTGCCTAGAAAATGCTGAAATAGATCTCCCTTGTTTTGGGATTGGCAACTTTCAGAGACTTTGGCATGAGCCCACTGGAACCCACTGTTACTTTAGGCAGAGTTTTCTATAACAATATGCTGACCACTTAGACATAAAGTAGACAAGTGAATGTGTCCTTACTGAAGAACGCACAATCCAGTGACTTAATAGAGATACTACTGTCACAAGATCTGTATGCTTACATTAGTACTCTGGTTTTTAAAGTATTACCTTCCTTATCTTTTATGCTTTTTACTTTACTTTCTAGgttaaaggaaaatatgaaatactCACTGGAACGTTCAAAAGTCCTGATGAAATGGTTGACATCTATGTGGAACTGATCaataaatttccttttattattGCATTAATAGATCCCTTAAGAAAAGAGGTAAGATACCACAGTGCAGTCCTTGAAAAATTGGTAATACTGTTAAGTGGCATATCACTGaacttttcacatttttacaaaacataaaatatgaaGCTTCTGTTTTCAGAGTCTTTAGGCACAAAAATATCACTATAAAAATGTATGTAACAATTCATTTGCATATCTGTAATTGACAATAACTCTAAATTTTTCTATACTTTTGACATAATTCCGTACAGAAAATAATCCTGGCATGAACAGAATACGGTCAGTAGAAGATTTTAAAGAATTACGactaaatggttttttttctgattccagTTGCTAAACCACTgtcatttttattacattttccttctGATGTAAACAAATAATTCAAATTATATAATCTAATTCTAAAATTCAAGTGATATGTAAATGATATTCTATAATATTATATGGGAGAAGCTAAAAATTTGGACATAGTTGTATATTCCTTAGAATCActcaaaaaaaatcattgctgctATTCTTTGTGATTGAAATTTATACCCAAAGCCAGAACAAACCTGTCACTGGCAGCATTGCTCGGCAGAATTCTTAAAGTGGTAGTAAAATATCATGTATTTACCACTGTGATCAAAGTTAGAGGAGTTAATTTAGTGTGGCCAATAGATTACAACAATGAAGTAGAATATTATTAAGCACGTTATCAAGTTATAAATGGATGAAAGAAACAGATTAAATATTAGCATTTATACATAAGATTAAGTTTCTATGTattataaaaaagataaaattaaattgtAGCAGAACCTACAATTTTAGACCTAGATTCTGCAACTTAATAAAAATTTGCTCTTGCTGTTGAATTGCACACtttatcttctttaaaataaatatatggggCTTATTTTCATGAACAAAACATAAAGACCATAATTGAAGGGGGAAGCAAAGTGATGTTGTCTTTGTGAATCTGCCCAGTGCCTGAATCAATAATTCTAAAACAGATGAACTGCAAAATCcatctgattttgttcttatCTGGaactttaaaagttcatttttcaaatatctgtgttttctGTTACCTCACTCTAGTTAGCCTTGGCTCCCTGCACTGTTTCAGTCTGACTCTCTGAATTACCCATGTTCCAAAACACCAGATTATTTCCcactcctgccagggctgcaaaCTTCCTTGAGAATTCTTGTGAAGAAACATATTTGCAGGAGGATTACAACAGATAGTGAGGTACAGTTTGAATTAGAATACTGTTAAGGGAcatgcctctcctcctcctcccccctcgcAAATTTACAAAGTGTACCCATGCCACATCTTTGCCACAGATAGTTAGGTCCTTGAGGATTAGCTCCGGTACCAATTCATCAATTCATTGCCAGACAGCAGCCTGCCTTAGTGCTTAAGTTTAAACATTTGTTCAGGTgtgaaaaacttcatttttacttACAGGTGGGCATGAAATCCTTATAGGAATGGACCCTTATACAGACTGCAACTATATAGGTACAAAAGCTTGTGTGATCTGCAGACCAAGGATTATTACTGGCAGAATTATTAACTagaaaagtaatgtttttaatgTGAAAACTTTGTATTCTGTGGacacaaagaaaggaaattaattcgtaaatttcttctttcaaattatttatatattcttGTCCTTTATTTATCCTTAAATCTCAGTACCATGTGGACAATGCATTAAAATCAGGAAACAAAGACCCTAAAAAAATGGAGCTTTGCTGGAAAGAGAGCGTTGTATTCTGCTGTTCCTTATGGGTCCGTCTTACAGTTCTGAACATCCTGTCTTGATACGTGTCATTGAGTCTATGACTGCCTcctgtttcattattttatatacaaacaAATATTGTGACACTTAAAATATTAACACAAGAATGAGTCCTTTgaagaaaacaatagaaaattattttatattccagTAAAATGAAGTAAGTCTCAGGAAGGAAATCAAAGTAGCCAACTCCTATagtaaatttaatttgaaatattttaaactatatttgtGTGCAACTAGCTTTGATTAATTCCAGATTAGAATTTATGTTTTCTAGCAAAATCTTAAAATCCAAGCAAAATTCTGGTGGTATGTTTTTCTTAGGTAGacagatttaaaatacagtatagaATATGATATGTTTATATGAAGGGTATCTTTAGATTAaatccaaatttatttttttggttttttttttaatttttacctcCTCAATTAGGGTTTTCATTCAGTTTAGGTTTTTAAACTCTAGTTATTTACTTTATTGTTTATGCAGGACAGGCAACAATGGAATAATATATGTTGTGCTCTTGGTTCCAAATGTTACCTGATTGCTGAAGACGCTGCCACATATATTTCCAAACTTAAAATTGACCAAAACATAAACATACCAACGTGCAGTGGTGTCGTCCTAAAATATATTAACCAAACCACGGTATCAGACCTCATAGAACTTACTGGACTCCTAGATGGTGAGTAGAGGGGGGAAAAGGCTGACTTTCAAACCTACAAGTCAATAAATAGTGTTGCTACACCTGTAAATattacatctttttatttaattattgccACTTCTGATTTAGAAAGCGCTTGTTAGAAGAAACTAAAATTCATGTTTTGATTCACAAATCTCTGTTCAGGAGCTTAAAACAGCATTCAAGGTTTCAACTATAGTAAATTAATACACTGTGGATGCTTTGAATGTGAGTGCCCTTTGACACTGCAGCTCAGTGTCATACAGTTaatcagaattaaacaaaatttaaaaagatgtaGTTGTGTAATCTGAATTTTGACTAATACTAGCATTAATAATTAAGAAATCCAAACAagtcaaaaatgtttaaaattgcaGTTTATATAGATTATTGACTGCATATTATTGAGCCTTTGTGATAACAGTACTAAGAATTTGTGTAGTTTCATATGTAAGATTTCTCTTTGTatcaatttttctttattcatttttatacCCGAAGAATAGATGGACAAATTTAATATATCTAAGTTCCTTCCTTATTCCTTCAAAAAGCCCAGAATCACTATATCAAAGCGAGTAAATAGCAACTTAAAGATTTCATTCAGTCATGATGGTAAACTCTTTTTTGTAGTGAAGAAAAATCATTACTAAAgagcacatttaaaataaatagaacagCCTCGTAGCCTGTAGAATAGATTACCAGACAGATCAGCTAGAGACAGAAATTAGGATAGGATGTTAGATATTCCCTTAAccatgctgaaaataaaatgtaatgttaATGTAGCAAACTAATATAGTTTACATCTTTATGAGATGGATTTCATTGGTTTTACTCCTGTTTATATTTAAGCTTAGATAGCCCAAAggtaaaaaagaatgaaaagtcCAAACAATTTCTGTGTCCAATATATAAAATATGCACTAATGAAGGTTTTACACTCCCGTTATATATAGGTCAAAGACATATTACCATATTAGGAAGTCCAGATGGAGAATCTTCTGATGATAGCCTTGTGGATCTGGTAAGTATTGAAAGCTGTTCAATTGCAGAATTGCCAGAACGCTGCTTTTAACATGAACTATTTTTTAAGGAGAAAGCCTGTTTCTGCTTGAGAAAGAAACGTTTTACAAAATGGGCTTTTTCTagagagttggttttttttccccatagagaGTTAATCTTTGAATTTAAAGAGAACACACAGGAAATTTGCCAAAGCAGGGAGTATATTCAAAAGTGTATATGATCTATTTGGTTGCattagtttataaaaaaaaaaagagttacttAAAACATTTCTGAGTAGTAATAATATATTAGGCAAAAATTCTTAACACTAATATATTTAGTCTTTTTGTATTAAAGCTACGTTtgcaaataaaatttcattttatatgcCAGTGAAAATTATTGTTTGCATCCAACAAATCTTTCACTAagagattttatttctatttaaaggaGGGTTTTTATCTGTAGAAAGATAAGAGTGTTAAATTAGAAGTAGGATACCATGTTTTATATTAAGTATGACTTAACTTCCCAAACCGTGTAGTTTTAAAATACGCACTTTCTCGTTTAAGGCTGTTGGACTGGGTGCCAGGTTTATCAAGTTGGGAGGTCTTTCCCGCGGAGAAAGGGTGACCAAATACAACCGCCTTCTTGCTATAGAGGAAGAACTCGCCAAGAATAGAACGCTACGTATGAGCTTCtttcttactttgttttcagCATGCAATGAATACGAGAACAAAGATTGGAGGGAGAATGATTGAAACTGCACCACAGGAGGGAGACGAAATCAAAAGACTATAAATAAGCGCTGACAAAAAAAACCTAGGATAGCACTTGCCACAATGTATATTGTTGTCCTAATGGATTATCTGTTTACTGAATGTTAAAATAGACCCCTTCTTGAGGAGTAGCCTACATTAAGcttttttccagaattaattGGTTGGAGTCTTGAAGCCCACAGtgcaaaaggaacaaaacaaaaaccatgcaTGTAACACACCGAAAAGCTGCCAAAACGGAATTTTAGGCCAAATACCCCACCCACCTCCCTCAAGCCCCTAAACATATATTGCTAACAAAACTTCATTTCACAACCCCCTTTTGTGCGTTGCATTTCCAGCAAAATGTGTTTGGAAAGCTACGGTTGCATGGGTAAGCACTaaataaaacccaaggaaaaCCGAAGTTGGCTACGCACATTCAGCCTTAGCCACTTGTATGCATCTGCCTCCATTTCAGGATCTGCATCTTCTCTTTACACCATGCTTTACACTGTTAAATGCTTAACAGTTCATTAGAACCACTTCTCACTTGTTCAGGTATCAATCAAGACAGAATAAAGGCATAGAGTCtgaaggggaggcagagagacaaggagaggaagaaaggaaggaaagggttTGCAAGAATTTATTATgcctaagaagaagaaaaatgaaggagaatTAAGTCATTTTACCCGCTTGTGTCTAACCATTTTCAATCTTCTATACATAGGATAGCAGCACGTGACATGCACACTATGGaacaaagtttcttttaaaaaaatttttattgaaaatattctgaattttcgAAATCTCCCCCTTACTCATATATAATCATTGTAAAAAATAGAAACATAGACAGAAATTCTTTTTTGCTAGGACAGTAGTTTCACggaatgcatttttcaaaaacaagACAGATAATTATAAAGAGCTATGAACTTTAACTGCCTCAGCAATATTAATATATTCCCTATTCAAATGGTCTAGTCTAAACAAAGAGCTCGAGTTTGACAAATATTTAAACCTATGTCTCATAAAATGAAATAGCAACAATTCCCGAAGCCATTAATCGTTTGGCAGAAATAAAATCCAGTAACTAAATCAACAGCAGGGAAATACTGAGACAGCATGTCTGAGCTGCATACCAAACTCTTCATTTGGCTGGGCGGCGAGCTGCGGAATACACCGGAGAGCTGAGGACTCTGTAAGCGGCTCGTAGGTGGGGGGCGGCACTGACCCatcaggaccccccccagcagtgACCGACCGGGGCACGCAGCTGGGCCCAGGAGCACCGAAACAACCGGCACCCTCGGCTCTCCTTGCCCGCTCTCGCTACGAGCGATGTGGGTTGGGCAGACGGCTTTGCCCCAGGGCCCATGCTGTGTTTCGGCCACCGGATTCACCTGGAAGGCGCACGTGAACTGCTTGCAAGCTGAATCAGACTGGCCACCCCTTTACCAAGAAGTAACATATAGCTCAGACGCGTTCAGTGATGGGGTGGGCATTCTGTATGTAGCAAAACAGGGAATTGGGTGGTGAGGTTAGGGAAGGAGGAGTGCCACAGGACTGGGAAAAATAGCAGTGAGAAGAGCGGTGAAGTGTTAGTTACAGGAGCAACACCTGAACGTGGGCTTGCAGAAAGTTGTTAAAGGCCGGGGTAGAGAAGAGGCTGATGGGAACTTTTGGAAGAGCACCAGCGCAGAGGAAGACGGGTGTTCGGAAAAAGGGCAGCAAGGTGAGATGGTTAGTGAAGAGGGGAATGCAATAAATACCCCAGCTCAAGCTGCTGTGCACCATGCCCTAATCCCATCACAGTGCAGGGCTGCTGCTCCTTCGTTTCTAAGGACCAGACTTTTACAGGTGTTCAGAGACTCTTGTAAGCATCATATTTTTAACAAACCTGAGTGCACCAGAGAACATTACAAGAAACTGGATTACAGCAAACAtgagtttcttttttctcttctatttcagGTGAAGCAAATCTTGAAtttattgcttttgctgaagAATCACAGCcagaaaaacaactttctgatgttgtttttcctcctccGTTGCCTCCACAGCTCTCTCAGCCAGCCCTGCAGGTTCACAGCCCGCCTGCTCAGCTCCCAGAGAACAGCACACTGACCTAGGTTGTCAACATTAACTTTTGgacaaatttattaaaaaagaaacattctagTAAGAAACTCATATATTAACTATTCCTTAATCCATTTATTTTCAAGCACTTtagttaaacatttttaaaagcattcagatactagcttttcttttcccagacCATTGCTTTTAGCTTTTAACCAAGTTAACTGAGCAGTGGCTGTAGTTTGAAAATACCACAAAATTCTGTGCTGTATTTACAAATTGACAAAACAAATACCTCTGTGTTAAGTCCAAAACTAAATGTTTGTTTTGGGGAAGTCGAAATCTCTCTCCACACAAAGAACAAGCTATtgacaaacagtaaaaaaaaaacaaaacacattttacaaaaaaCAAAGGCCTTGACTGTTACGCTGCTCCATCCCCCCACGCACCCTCAATGCTGCTCTTAGATCTAGCCTACAAGGGAAATTTTGCTCCGGTTGTAGCTAGCTATcaatacaagtgcactgcaaacCCCAAATGTAGGGCACAAAGCCGTAACTGGCATCACTAGGACGCTTGCTTCAGTCGGAGGCAGGGAATAACCAGTCAATTTCACAAGGTCTGGGAAACTTGTCAGGAGTCTTTTTAATAAGCAACAgtgaaaagataaataaataatttatgtcCTAGGTAACAAACAGTTTAAGTAAAAGAAATACGTCTTAAAAAACTTCTGGGTTTTGTATCATTCGAAAATTTGAACATATACAGCAGCAATAATttgagaaaaaatacatatataaaatgttgcattttaaattcagtGTAACAGATACCTAAGTGAAAAATTAACCATCAGAACCAACCGCCCCCCAGAAATGAAGATATCAATGAGCGACAAATTTCCCCAAGTTTAGGAATTATATGTAGTTCAGTAATTCGATCAAGTCCAAGATTTTCTTAGCAAACAtgcaaaaaacaccaaaaaagatGTGAAACTACCACACTCGTTactatcattttatttttaggaaaagcaCCGGACAGTTGCATGCAGAGCCAAGCCAACAAACTCAGAACATTCATCCTTCAATACTATCGCTGTTTcaaatcattaaataaaaaataatccaagTGCATTCAAGTACTTGACCGCCCAATTTCAGTTATGCCGATCTTTAGGTAAATCCCTGATTTACATTTGTTCGTTCATCATAAAAGAATGAGATACTGTGTTGAATTTAAAAAGAGACTACAACGGAATGTGAATTGGCAGCGGAGCAAATCAATTATGTACCTATCTCCCTGTCTTCATAGGAAGTAAGGGCTGAGGGACACTGGGATTTGTGTCATCAGACATCTGAAGTGTTACCTAATAAAGAAATTAATGCCACCAGTGTGTACCAGGTTCAAAGCAAAGCCTCTTTTGTTAGTGCTGCGAGGTTTCAGCTGGGAGTTCTCAAATTGTTGATTCCAAACAACGTGCAATCCTAGAACGACTGAATCCCACGTGTACTCCACGCTCAGGGGAGCCTAGGAGAACTTACTTTTCGCAGCAGCAAATACAGGCTGCAGTTGCAGCAGTTCCAAACTTCGCTGTGTAACACTGAAACGAGAACTAGGAGGTAAGGCCTCCTTTGGAAAGCTTTTCGTCCAAATGAGAGCACCAATCTCAACCCACAAACTTCTGACTTTGGCTAACGTTAACAAAAGTCTTGGTGCCAAAACGACATGCTGCACTGCCTCTGCTTTTCAGTCTTTGGGCTAGCTGTCCACTGGGGAATCTGAAACAGAAGTGTTACGCTTGTGCTTTTAATTTCCTCAAAAGAGCGTGTGTGGAGACAGCAGTAAGGAGATTTACAAGATCTTGGTTTAAGTAGATATcggaatatttttaaagcaatgtgtCTAAaaccctattttttaattattagtaaTACCCCCCATACTAAAGCTGGTGTGTGTGTAATCACCTTCATAGGGTCTAACCCAACCCTGACCAGTTCAAGAGGGATGCAAGGGGCTTCTGGCAAGCTTTAGAATGGACCTTTAACAAGGTATCTTCTCaacaaaagaataattaaaaaagccttttcaaatacagttttaaagaaaaggtaaCTGACACTATCTAAGAAACTATTAACCATACctgcaaaattaaaatgggaaCGGGATTTTGAGTGATACATAGTTACTTAACACTTTAATGCATGTAACAGAACTGCATACAAAAGACCATTTCAACCTATGTTATTGAAAACGGTTCGGAGTACAGACCATAGCCCCTAGAAACACACCTAAGCAATTTACGTGTCCAGATGATGATTCCCCAAAGTTACACCCTTTCAGAATAACAATTAACAGTTAGAActgtctgtttcttttcttttctcagcatTAGTTTCTTTATGCAGcggcttgcttttttcctctttcattttgttctgaTTCAGCGTGTTTTCAGACATCTGATCCCCGTTGGTGGAACCAGGATCTAAAACTACAATGGATTCTGTCTCTTTTTCACTGCTAGAAGCTTTTCTTGTGAATTCGGTATGACTAGTTGatctaaaggaaaaagaataaatatttgaatACAGATAACAGTTCACATATTTAGgagaaagaatataaatatacagaaaagcatttctaTTATTAGTAGCACATACGACCAGGACAGATCTACTAAACTAGTAAATAGATTTATAGATTTAACAGCTGTTACATACAGATAGTAGTGCACAAAATGCAACAGTC
Above is a genomic segment from Calonectris borealis chromosome 7, bCalBor7.hap1.2, whole genome shotgun sequence containing:
- the ENO4 gene encoding enolase 4 yields the protein MSSHSQIPENALPETTEADEKERKDFVNTAVEWVNESLNVMLRDLKPTDQCKVDKMLGEYFTKKVAEKKEIQKQEEEEAEATLALTSCTPSATALPGGKKAAKPGKKVSVAERTIPPAEPVESVLCGSLAIGGTSLAVAKAGATLSRIPLYLHIALLKCNQDSPKEISLPLPMVTLLNCEKMSPAKLKLVKEVVLIPPVQLSLKQGIERVLDIQKEMMRLLEPPDKMPSPQLADSKKGRAHHNTGKKAPPRALKRISHLGCLITGCDNLEQPLLLMQTACNNIGLELGTDMYLAINCAAHELMDYVKGKYEILTGTFKSPDEMVDIYVELINKFPFIIALIDPLRKEDRQQWNNICCALGSKCYLIAEDAATYISKLKIDQNINIPTCSGVVLKYINQTTVSDLIELTGLLDGQRHITILGSPDGESSDDSLVDLAVGLGARFIKLGGLSRGERVTKYNRLLAIEEELAKNRTLREANLEFIAFAEESQPEKQLSDVVFPPPLPPQLSQPALQVHSPPAQLPENSTLT